Below is a genomic region from candidate division KSB1 bacterium.
AGGTCGGCAGAGGATCGAGGGGAGACGATCGCGCTGGTGGCGGTGGACCAAAGGGTGATAGGCCTCATCGCCATCACGGACCCCCTTAAGCCGACCAGTGCCGCCGCGGTAGGGGTGTTGCAGGAGATGGGCCTTCGTGTGCTGATGGTGACCGGCGACACGGAGCGCTCTGCGCGCGAGGTGGCCCGTCAGGCGGGCATCCAAGAGGTCGTGGCCGGTGTGTTGCCGCAAGACAAGGCGCGCAAGGTGGCCGAGCTGCAGGAGCGAGGTGCCACTGTGGCCTTTGTAGGCGATGGCATCAACGACGCCCCAGCCATGGCGCAGGCAGACGTGGGTATCGCCATTGGAGGAGGGACCGACATCGCAGTCGAGGCGGGCGACCTCGTGCTCGTGCGCGACGACCTTTTGGACGCAGTAGCGGCCTTGCAGTTGAGCACCAAAGTCATGCGTCGCATCCGACAGAACCTTTTTTGGGCGTTTGCCTACAATACGGTGCTCATCCCGCTCGCCTCCGGGGCGTTGTGGCCAGCCCTGCACCTCACGCTGCGACCCGAATTAGCAGGACTGGCTATGGCGCTGAGTTCGGTGACGGTCGTTACCCTGTCCCTTACCTTGAGGCGCTATGTGCCCCCGGTGAAGCGTATGAACAAGCAGAACTAAACCCCAGGAGCAGAAGTGGCTAAGGTGGCAGTCATAGGTGCGGGTGACGTGGGCGCGACTGTGGCCTACACGCTCCAAATGGCGGGCGTGGCAACCGAGTTGGTGCTCGTTGACATCGACCGGGACAAGGCACGTGGCGAGGCGCTTGACATGAGCCACGGAGTCTTTTTTACCGGACCGATGAAGATAGTGGCTGGCGACATGGAAGACGTGCGCGGGGCCGCCGTGGTGATCGTGACCGCAGGCGCAAGGCAAAGGCCGGGCGAAACCAGGATGCAGCTCGTGCAGCGGAACGCGGACATCTGCACGGCCCTGGCCAAGGAAATCGGTGCCCTTTGCCCGGAGGCGGTGGTTGTGGTTACCACCAATCCGGTTGACGTCATGACCATGCTGGTACAGGAACATGCCGGGCTGCCCATACCCCAGGTTGTGGGCTCGGGCACGGTTCTCGATTCGGCGCGCTTTCGCTTCACCCTGAGCCAACATTGTGAGGTTGACCCACGGAATGTTCATGCCTATGTGATCGGCGAACACGGCGACAGCGAGGTGTTCCTGTGGAGTTCGGTCAACATTGCAGGCGTGCCCTTACACGCCTTTTGCAGAGGCTGTGCGCGCGCGTGTACGCCCGGTTTCCGTGACTCCGTCGAGATGACGGTGCGCAATTCCGCCTATCACATCATCGAGGCTAAAGGCTACACCAGCTATGGTGTGAGCCAGGCCGTGCTTCGCATCGTGCAGGCCATCATCCGCGACGAGCACAGCCTCCTCACCGTTTCTACTCGCTTGACTGGAGAGTACGGTCTGCGGGAGGTGTGCCTTAGCGTTCCGTGCGTGGTGGGCCGAAAGGGGGTGCTGCGCTTGGTGGAGACAGAGCTGACCGCCCGGGAGCATGAGGCCTTGCTCCGTTCTGCCGAGCTCATCCGTGCGAATGTGCCCGGAAGGCGATAGCCAGAGCAAAAGACGGTCAAGACGAACTCAGGAGGTGGCTATGTCACATCACTACCCGAAGGTTGGCGAGCAGGCACCCGATTTTGAACTGCCTGCCGTAGGGGACAAGAAGATTC
It encodes:
- a CDS encoding L-lactate dehydrogenase; the protein is MAKVAVIGAGDVGATVAYTLQMAGVATELVLVDIDRDKARGEALDMSHGVFFTGPMKIVAGDMEDVRGAAVVIVTAGARQRPGETRMQLVQRNADICTALAKEIGALCPEAVVVVTTNPVDVMTMLVQEHAGLPIPQVVGSGTVLDSARFRFTLSQHCEVDPRNVHAYVIGEHGDSEVFLWSSVNIAGVPLHAFCRGCARACTPGFRDSVEMTVRNSAYHIIEAKGYTSYGVSQAVLRIVQAIIRDEHSLLTVSTRLTGEYGLREVCLSVPCVVGRKGVLRLVETELTAREHEALLRSAELIRANVPGRR